CTCCCAGGAAGCGATGAATGAGATGAATGATGAGCTGCAGGAGAATGCACGCGAGACAGAGCTGGAGCTGCGGGAGCAGCTGGACATGGCGGGTGCGCGGGTCCGGGAGGCCCAGAAGCGTGTGGAGGCAGCCCAGGAGACGGTCGCAGACTACCAGCAAACCATAAAGAAGTACCGCCAGCTGACCGCCCACCTTCAGGTGCCTGTGTACCCCCTGTTGTCCACCCACAATCACCCTGGGCTCCCTTGTGACCCAGCTGTgcctcattgtctctctctctcctaggATGTGAATCGGGAACTGACAAACCAGCAAGAAGCATCTGTGGAGAGGCAGCAGCAGCCACCCCCAGAGACTTTTGACTTCAAAATCAAGTTTGCTGAGACTAAGGCTCATGCCAAGGTCAGGGGAGTGGATAGGCCAGAGAGTGGGGAGTGTTGGGGGCATCCAGACTGGCTGTGGCTATAGGCTGATCTGGCGTGGGGTTCTGGACTTCACGTGGCTGGAGAGGGGGATGCTTTGCATGGTGGTCTGGAAGACTCCTCGCTAGGGCTTGTCCCAGAAGCAGGGGGCCTGGTGGAATGAGGTATGATAGTTCCGAGGCTCTCTCCAGCCTGGCTGAGAGCCCACCTTCCTGTCCACCTCACAGGCAATTGAGATGGAATTGAGGCAGATGGAGGTGGCCCAGGCCAACCGGCACATGTCCCTGCTGACGGCCTTCATGCCTGACAGCTTCCTTCGGCCGGGTGGGGACCATGACTGCGTCCTGGTACTGCTGCTCATGCCTCGTCTCATTTGCAAGGTATGGCTGGTCTGTCTAATCACTTGCTGTGTAGCAGGCCCAGAGGATGCTGAGTGAAGATAGCGGTCGGTGTCCCTGCTCACAGAGTTTATCTTGTGGTGGAAGAATGCAGTGGGCCAAGTCGCAGATGCATGCGCATTACAGACTCTGGGCTGTGAAGGGCAGGCGGCTTCTCTGAGACAGCACTACTGGGGCTCTGATTCAGGTGGAAGGGTGGCACCAAAGGAAGAACATTGGAACTGAGACCCAGAAGGTGACTAGGAGCTAGTGCCGGGGATGACCGTCAGGATAGGATTCAGGTGAAAGGGTAGTGGGCGCAGTAGCTTTAAGGCAGGAAAGAGGTTAGCCCCACTGGTTCACTACCCTTTCATCTCCACATCCCAAATCCTCACAACCGCCAGTGATCACATCATTATCCTTTCCCTCGGTGAGACTCCCTTGCCCACCTAAGAGCTGTTTCTGCTTTCCTCCACATGTGTCCATGCGCtatccccccccgccccccgcccaacCCTCCCGCCTAGTTGCTCAGTTTAGTGTCCTGTGTTCCTGAGTCTGTTCTCCGTCCTCTGCTCTGAGCCCAGGTCCCTGGTGCTTCTTCCCACAGGCAGAGCTGATCCGGAAGCAGGCCCAGGAGAAGTTTGAACTAAGCGAAAACTGTTCAGAGCGGCCCGGGCTCCGAGGAGCTGCAGGGGAGCAGCTGAGCTTTGCTGCCGGGCTGGTGTACTCGCTGAGTCTGTTGCAGGCCACGCTCCACCGCTACGAGCAGTAAGTGACCCCCGGCCCCTGCCCCGGGACCACAGGGCCAGGATTGGATGGAACTGAGAGTTCCTGGCAGGTCTTGGCCTCAGAGGACCCTTTTCTGGTCTCCAGCGCCCTCTCTCAGTGCAGCGTGGACGTATATAAGAAGGTCGGCAGCCTCTACCCTGAGATGAGTGCCCATGAGCGCTCCTTGGATTTCCTCATTGAGCTATTACACAAGGATCAACTGGACGAGACTGTCAACGTAGAGCCTCTCACCAAGGCCATCAAGTACTACCAGGTCTGGGCGAGAATTCAGGCTTGgcacagcagggagggaaggtTTCTTCTGCTGAGGCTGTTGCTAGTGTGGCCAAGGCTGTATGTCCTAGGCTGGCTGCTTAAGGCTTGGCTTGCTCCTCAACGGACTTGCCCGAGGATGCAGCTCCTTGGGGTCTCAGGTTCTCTTATACCTCTGGAGTCCTGTGGTGACTGGGGCAGTTTGGGGAGAATTCTCCATCCTTCCAAGGTCTGAAAGCAGTCTGTCATTTCTCCTCAGCATCTGTATAGTATCCATCTTGCTGAACAGCCCGAGGACAGTACCATGCAGCTGGCTGACCACATTAAGGTGAGGTGTCTGGGCCAGTGCTTGAGCCCCCTGTAGAGGTCAGCAGTGGGGGACATCAGGTCAAGAGACCTGGCCCTTAGGTGTCAGGTGTCCCATAAGACTGGAACAGTCAGATCAGGAAAGCCAGAGAACCGACATCTTTGTTGGTGGAGAGGAGGGACTTGTTAGAAATAGCGATGGGGCAGAAGGGCTCCTGTTGGGGGCTGACAACCACACGCGTCTGTCCTTACAGTTCACCCAGAGTGCCCTGGACTGCATGAGCGTGGAGGTGGGACGGCTGCGTGCCTTCTTGCAGGTGAGAGCACAGCCAGgtcttttttacttccttttcttctttagttcCCACCTGTTCACCTCCAGCCCTAATGCTGTCTTGGTTCCCTATTTCCTATTCCCTGAGTAGGGTGGCCAGGAGGCTTCAGATATTGCCCTTCTGCTCCGGGACCTGGAGACATCGTGCAGTGACATCCGCCAGTTCTGCAAGAAGATCCGAAGGCGAATGCCAGGGACAGATGCTCCTGGGATTCCAGCCGCTCTGGCCTTTGGAGCACAGGTTTAGGGCAGcgaagggggaaggaaaggaagctgaGTAGAAGCAGGAGGGGCCTAGAGTGTTGAGGTCTGCATCTGGTCAGGGAACAAGAATGGTCTAGAGGTAGCTGGGAGCTCTGGCGCGGGACCTGGGCTGGGTTCCTGACTCTGAACTGTCGCACAGGTGTCGGACACGCTCCTAGACTGCAGGAAACACTTGACGTGGGTGGTGGCCGTGCTGCAGGAGGTGGCAGCCGCTGCCGCCCAGCTCATTGCCCCACTCGCAGAGAATGAGGGACTGCCGGTGGCTGCGCTGGAGGAGCTGGCTTTCAAAGCGAGTGAGCAGGTAGGCCTGGATGGCTGGACAGAGGTGGTGGCAAAGTCCTGGGGCCAGTGTGGGATTTTCACCGCTGCCCTTGCTCCTGCAGATCTACGGGACCCCTTCTAGCAGCCCCTATGAGTGTCTGCGGCAGTCGAGCAACATCCTCATCAGTACCATGAACAAACTGGCCACAGCCATGCAAGAGGGCGAGTATGATGCAGAGCGGCCCCCCAGCAAGGTGGGTAGGGAGCTCTTTGGAGGTGCTCGAGGACCCCAGAGGAGCCAGACTTACAGAGTTGCTGCTGGTGTGggagggctgggagaagggagaaggtagGAGAAGGGAATCTGGAGAGTACCACCCTGCTTGGAAGGCAAGGCTTTCCCTATACCCAGCTCTCTCTGGAAGGAGCACATTGGTGacctcctctccccatttctgccttctgctcccaccTGACCCCTAGCCTCCCCCAGTTGAGCTGAGGGCTGCAGCCCTTCGTGCAGAAATCACCGATGCTGAAGGCCTGGGCTTGAAGCTTGAAGATCGAGAGACAGTTATCAAGGAGTTGAAGAAGTCATTGAAAATCAAGGTGAGGGGGGAGGGTAGGCTCAGGATCTGTGGAGCCAGGAAATACTGCTGAGGTATAGGACAGCTTTGAGTGTTAGGGATCTCCTGGGACTGGAACTGGTTGGGGGTTGAGGGGAGAAGTGGCACCTGTGATCAGTGGGGAGAGCACCTGTGGGCCCTTTGGAGCTTTCTGGTTCGTGGTCTGTCCTGGGTCCCTGGGGCCCATGAGAGGATGTGAGGGAACTAGACACTCTCTGTCCTTGTCCAGGGGGAGGAGCTGAGCGAGGCCAATGTGCGGCTGAGCCTCCTGGAGAAGAAGCTGGACAGCGCTGCCAAGGATGCAGACGAGCGCATTGAGAAAGTCCAGACTCGGCTGGAGGAGACGCAGGCCCTGCTGCGGAAGAAGGAGAAGTCAGGCACTTTCCCTGCATCCCTGCTTGTTCCACTCCTTCCTGGCAGCCGCTCTCCCTCCtaaccacccccttccccaggccctcTCCGAGTGAGACGCTCCTCAGAGGAGATACCATTTTCCTTCCCCACTGCCAAGCCCATTGTGTCATCCCAGTTGGAGCATGTGCTGCTCCCGGCTCCTCACCAGCAGGGCTACTCTGAGGCCCTGTCAGGACTGAGAAGTGGGGCTGGTGCTCTGGGGAAGGGACCCTGCCCAAGCCCATATTGTCTTTCGCAGGGAGTTTGAGGAAACGATGGATGCACTCCAGGCTGACATTGACCAGCtagaggcagagaaggcagagctaAAGCAGCGGCTGAACAACCAGTCAAAGCGCACGATCGAGGGGCTCCGGGGGCCCCCTCCCTCGGGTATTGCTACCCTGGTCTCTGGCATTGCTGGTGGTGAGTGTAGTGGGTGAGGCAGCGTTAGCCCAGAGGAGATTGAATGGCTTCCCTCCTGTCCTTGGCCTCAGTTTGATTTCTCTCCCCCTCTTACTGGATGTTCAGCCAGGAATGTGTTTGCCCGGTTTTGCTCTGTGAAAGCTTTTTACCAAGTTTTTACTTCTCCTGAAGATAATGCGCAGAGTCCCACTGATCAAGGTGGGGCATTACCAGCTTGTCAGCGGAGCCCAGAATTACGACGACAATTAGACTCTAACAGATGTCCCTTTTGGGTCTGGTCTTTCTGTGCCAGCCCAATATCCCAGACAGTCATCAGCCTGCAACAGATTAGGCTAACTTAGCTGCTGTATCCAGCCATGCCTGATGCCTCATCTTGATTGCTCTTTTGCTTGCACTTTGTATTTCTCTCTATTGAGTTCATGTGCCTTTATCCTGTGGAATGGCTGTCTTTTCCATTGCTGAGTTCTCCCATTTCCACTTGGGACTTGTGTTCTGACCTCTCTCTGGTCTCTAGTATGGTCAGGGCCCTTTACCTGGAGTTTTTCTGGTTCTGAAGCCCAGTCTCCCTAGTTTTCCAGGACCAAGGGGGTGTCCACTGCTGTGCTGGTTCTCATCTGCCCTGtagtttttcagtttctttcttgctTCCAAAAGTCAGGCTCCTTGGCCTGAAGCCCTCAGGATCTCTAGAGCTCCCCTGCTATGCCTGTCTTGTCAGTTCGCCTTCACTAGGTTCTTGCTCTCATTAAAGCCCTCCTCCCTGGTGCCTCTTGTTCTTGGGAGGCGACCGAGGACTTGTTGGCCTTGGACTTGTGTGGTATAGTTGGCTCCTGTTCCTTGGGCAAGGGGTCTCCAGAGTTACCACATTGTGTTGTAGCACAGGCTCTCTAAACCGATACTGGTTCTGATTCACAAAATTTCCCACTAAAAAAAGAGCGTCTTTCTCCCCAGAATAATGGGGAACCCAAGGAGCAGGGAATGCAGCTGCACCTTCAACTTCAGCTTTGCTGCTGTGGAACAGTACAGGTGCAGACATCTTTGGGTCTCGGGAGCAATCCCTCTGCCCTTCTTAGAGATGGAATGTGAGGCAGGGAACAGGAACGCCTCCTGCCCCAAGTGCTCCCTCCAGTGCGCACCCCCACTGCAGCTCTTCCTCACGCTTCACTCCTCTTTCACACATACTTGCTCTTCCTACAGGCgcagagagcaggggcaggtTCTTGTCGGAGGGGGCGTGAGGGTTAGGAACAGGTGTTCCTGTAGATTGTGTCCAGGATTCCTCTGGTGTGGCCCCTTAATCCCAAGTCCTAActcatctctcctctcttcctgctccccCATGGGCTATCCTGAACACAGAAGAACAGCAGCGAGGTAGAGAGCCTCCCTGGCGGGGGTTTGCCAGGGCTATGGGAAGTGGGTCTGGGGGAGCAGGGTAAGACTCCCGCCTTGGGAGCAACCAGGACTGGAGGTGGGAGTGGATAATGAAAGGGGATGAGCAGGGATGGGGCCCATCTTCCACCCTCTTCGCTTGGGGCTGATGACATTGGTCTTGGTACATGCAGGAGGTGCCCCTGGGCAGGCTCCAGgatctgtgccaggccctgggctagtGAAGGACTCACCACTGCTGCTTCAGCAGATCTCTGCCATGAGGCTGCACATCTCCCAGCTCCAGCATGAGAACAGCATCCTGAAGGTGAGGGGGTCACAGGAATGACTGGGGTGCAGATGGAGTCCACTTGCCCCATTGATGATAGATGGCAGGGCCTTCTGTTGCTTCTTACCACCattcctcttcttccccccacAGGGAGCCCAGATGAAGGCATCTTTAgcagccctgccccctctgcaTGTGGCAAAGCTCTCCCCCTCACCTCACGAGGGCCCTGACAGTGAACTAGCAGCTGGTGTGCTGTATCGTAAGACCAGCCAGCTGTTGGAGACGTTGAATCAACTGAGCACACACACCCACGTAGTAGATATCACTCGTTCCAGCCCTGGTATGGACCCATCAACCCATGAAATGAGTAACATacccccctccctttgccccaggGCTGTAACCCCTACCCAGGCATGTGCCATATGGTAGAGCCTCTTCCTAGCATTGCATTCTGGCTTCGGTGCTCGGTTTGCTTGATTCATCTATTCTCTTATGGACCTGCTCCATGAGAGGGTCTACTGGGCCTTGGTGGGCCTCACTAGCTTCCTTCCCCACAGCTGCCAAGAGCCCATCGGCCCAGCTCCTGGAGCAGGTGGCTCAGCTCAAGTCCTTAAGTGACACCATCGAGAAACTCAAGGTTAGCTCAGACCCTACTCTTCCTTGGTCTGCAGAGTTTGCTTCATAACATTTCCTGTTGGAGCCCTTAGTACATTTGTTTCCTTGGGCACTCTCAGAGTTCCTCTGGGCCCAGCCCTGTGCTAGACAGCAcactggggaggaggtggagggcaAGGCAGGGTTCCTGTCTCAGAAGCTCACTGTTTTGGTGCAAACAGAAGACAGATTCTCATCAACAAATTGGGTTGAGCTAAGATCATCTTTAGGGTGTGGGGTTCGGGTGCAGATTCTTTAGTGCTGAGATCACTGGGGGGGTAGAATGGTTGGGGGTGGCTTCCCAGAGGCTGTAGAGTCTGAGTCAGGCTTTAAAGGATAAGTGTCTGTAAAGTAAGGATGTTGGATAGGGATGGGGTTGGAGGTGAGAGCAAAAGTATGGTGACAGGACCAGGTCCCTGCTCCTCCTGATCCTGGCGTCCCTGTGAAACCAGGGAGATTCTGGGCTAGCCTGGGCAGGGGGTGTTGTTGCTTAAATGAATCCTTGTTCTCCTCCTTGCCAGGATGAGGTCCTTAAGGAGACCGTATCTCAGCGCCCTGGAGCCACAGTCCCCACTGACTTTGCCATCTTTCCTTCATCAGCCTTCCTTAGGGTAAGAGGGAGAATGAGGAGAATTGAGGCCTCAGGTGggtccttccctcttctccagaaTATGA
The window above is part of the Lutra lutra chromosome 9, mLutLut1.2, whole genome shotgun sequence genome. Proteins encoded here:
- the DCTN1 gene encoding dynactin subunit 1 isoform X12: MMRQAPTARKTTTRRPKPTRPASTGVAGASSSLGPSGSASAGELSSSEPSTPAQTPLAAPIIPTPALTSPGAAPPLPSPSKEEEGLRAQVRDLEEKLETLRLKRAEDKAKLKELEKHKIQLEQVQEWKSKMQEQQADLQRRLKEARKEAKEALEAKERYMEEMADTADAIEMATLDKEMAEERAESLQQEVEALKERVDELTTDLEILKAEIEEKGSDGAASSYQLKQLEEQNARLKDALVRMRDLSSSEKQEHVKLQKLMEKKNQELEIVRQQRERLQEELSQAESTIDELKEQVDAALGAEEMVEMLTDRNLNLEEKVRELRETVGDLEAMNEMNDELQENARETELELREQLDMAGARVREAQKRVEAAQETVADYQQTIKKYRQLTAHLQDVNRELTNQQEASVERQQQPPPETFDFKIKFAETKAHAKAIEMELRQMEVAQANRHMSLLTAFMPDSFLRPGGDHDCVLVLLLMPRLICKAELIRKQAQEKFELSENCSERPGLRGAAGEQLSFAAGLVYSLSLLQATLHRYEHALSQCSVDVYKKVGSLYPEMSAHERSLDFLIELLHKDQLDETVNVEPLTKAIKYYQHLYSIHLAEQPEDSTMQLADHIKFTQSALDCMSVEVGRLRAFLQGGQEASDIALLLRDLETSCSDIRQFCKKIRRRMPGTDAPGIPAALAFGAQVSDTLLDCRKHLTWVVAVLQEVAAAAAQLIAPLAENEGLPVAALEELAFKASEQIYGTPSSSPYECLRQSSNILISTMNKLATAMQEGEYDAERPPSKPPPVELRAAALRAEITDAEGLGLKLEDRETVIKELKKSLKIKGEELSEANVRLSLLEKKLDSAAKDADERIEKVQTRLEETQALLRKKEKEFEETMDALQADIDQLEAEKAELKQRLNNQSKRTIEGLRGPPPSGIATLVSGIAGGGAPGQAPGSVPGPGLVKDSPLLLQQISAMRLHISQLQHENSILKGAQMKASLAALPPLHVAKLSPSPHEGPDSELAAGVLYRKTSQLLETLNQLSTHTHVVDITRSSPAAKSPSAQLLEQVAQLKSLSDTIEKLKDEVLKETVSQRPGATVPTDFAIFPSSAFLRAKEEQQDDTVYMGKVTFSCAAGLGQRHRLVLTQEQLHQLHGRLIS
- the DCTN1 gene encoding dynactin subunit 1 isoform X9, whose product is MSTEASARPLRVGSRVEVIGKGHRGTVAYVGATLFATGKWVGVILDEAKGKNDGTVQGRKYFTCDEGHGIFVRQSQIQVFEDGADTTSPETPDSSASKVLKREGTDSTAKTSKLRGLKPKKAPTARKTTTRRPKPTRPASTGVAGASSSLGPSGSASAGELSSSEPSTPAQTPLAAPIIPTPALTSPGAAPPLPSPSKEEEGLRAQVRDLEEKLETLRLKRAEDKAKLKELEKHKIQLEQVQEWKSKMQEQQADLQRRLKEARKEAKEALEAKERYMEEMADTADAIEMATLDKEMAEERAESLQQEVEALKERVDELTTDLEILKAEIEEKGSDGAASSYQLKQLEEQNARLKDALVRMRDLSSSEKQEHVKLQKLMEKKNQELEIVRQQRERLQEELSQAESTIDELKEQVDAALGAEEMVEMLTDRNLNLEEKVRELRETVGDLEAMNEMNDELQENARETELELREQLDMAGARVREAQKRVEAAQETVADYQQTIKKYRQLTAHLQDVNRELTNQQEASVERQQQPPPETFDFKIKFAETKAHAKAIEMELRQMEVAQANRHMSLLTAFMPDSFLRPGGDHDCVLVLLLMPRLICKAELIRKQAQEKFELSENCSERPGLRGAAGEQLSFAAGLVYSLSLLQATLHRYEHALSQCSVDVYKKVGSLYPEMSAHERSLDFLIELLHKDQLDETVNVEPLTKAIKYYQHLYSIHLAEQPEDSTMQLADHIKFTQSALDCMSVEVGRLRAFLQGGQEASDIALLLRDLETSCSDIRQFCKKIRRRMPGTDAPGIPAALAFGAQVSDTLLDCRKHLTWVVAVLQEVAAAAAQLIAPLAENEGLPVAALEELAFKASEQIYGTPSSSPYECLRQSSNILISTMNKLATAMQEGEYDAERPPSKPPPVELRAAALRAEITDAEGLGLKLEDRETVIKELKKSLKIKGEELSEANVRLSLLEKKLDSAAKDADERIEKVQTRLEETQALLRKKEKEFEETMDALQADIDQLEAEKAELKQRLNNQSKRTIEGLRGPPPSGIATLVSGIAGEEQQRGGAPGQAPGSVPGPGLVKDSPLLLQQISAMRLHISQLQHENSILKGAQMKASLAALPPLHVAKLSPSPHEGPDSELAAGVLYRKTSQLLETLNQLSTHTHVVDITRSSPAAKSPSAQLLEQVAQLKSLSDTIEKLKDEVLKETVSQRPGATVPTDFAIFPSSAFLRAKEEQQDDTVYMGKVTFSCAAGLGQRHRLVLTQEQLHQLHGRLIS
- the DCTN1 gene encoding dynactin subunit 1 isoform X8, producing the protein MAQSKRHMYSRTPSGSRMSTEASARPLRVGSRVEVIGKGHRGTVAYVGATLFATGKWVGVILDEAKGKNDGTVQGRKYFTCDEGHGIFVRQSQVFEDGADTTSPETPDSSASKVLKREGTDSTAKTSKLTTTRRPKPTRPASTGVAGASSSLGPSGSASAGELSSSEPSTPAQTPLAAPIIPTPALTSPGAAPPLPSPSKEEEGLRAQVRDLEEKLETLRLKRAEDKAKLKELEKHKIQLEQVQEWKSKMQEQQADLQRRLKEARKEAKEALEAKERYMEEMADTADAIEMATLDKEMAEERAESLQQEVEALKERVDELTTDLEILKAEIEEKGSDGAASSYQLKQLEEQNARLKDALVRMRDLSSSEKQEHVKLQKLMEKKNQELEIVRQQRERLQEELSQAESTIDELKEQVDAALGAEEMVEMLTDRNLNLEEKVRELRETVGDLEAMNEMNDELQENARETELELREQLDMAGARVREAQKRVEAAQETVADYQQTIKKYRQLTAHLQDVNRELTNQQEASVERQQQPPPETFDFKIKFAETKAHAKAIEMELRQMEVAQANRHMSLLTAFMPDSFLRPGGDHDCVLVLLLMPRLICKAELIRKQAQEKFELSENCSERPGLRGAAGEQLSFAAGLVYSLSLLQATLHRYEHALSQCSVDVYKKVGSLYPEMSAHERSLDFLIELLHKDQLDETVNVEPLTKAIKYYQHLYSIHLAEQPEDSTMQLADHIKFTQSALDCMSVEVGRLRAFLQGGQEASDIALLLRDLETSCSDIRQFCKKIRRRMPGTDAPGIPAALAFGAQVSDTLLDCRKHLTWVVAVLQEVAAAAAQLIAPLAENEGLPVAALEELAFKASEQIYGTPSSSPYECLRQSSNILISTMNKLATAMQEGEYDAERPPSKPPPVELRAAALRAEITDAEGLGLKLEDRETVIKELKKSLKIKGEELSEANVRLSLLEKKLDSAAKDADERIEKVQTRLEETQALLRKKEKEFEETMDALQADIDQLEAEKAELKQRLNNQSKRTIEGLRGPPPSGIATLVSGIAGEEQQRGGAPGQAPGSVPGPGLVKDSPLLLQQISAMRLHISQLQHENSILKGAQMKASLAALPPLHVAKLSPSPHEGPDSELAAGVLYRKTSQLLETLNQLSTHTHVVDITRSSPAAKSPSAQLLEQVAQLKSLSDTIEKLKDEVLKETVSQRPGATVPTDFAIFPSSAFLRAKEEQQDDTVYMGKVTFSCAAGLGQRHRLVLTQEQLHQLHGRLIS
- the DCTN1 gene encoding dynactin subunit 1 isoform X4; protein product: MAQSKRHMYSRTPSGSRMSTEASARPLRVGSRVEVIGKGHRGTVAYVGATLFATGKWVGVILDEAKGKNDGTVQGRKYFTCDEGHGIFVRQSQIQVFEDGADTTSPETPDSSASKVLKREGTDSTAKTSKLAPTARKTTTRRPKPTRPASTGVAGASSSLGPSGSASAGELSSSEPSTPAQTPLAAPIIPTPALTSPGAAPPLPSPSKEEEGLRAQVRDLEEKLETLRLKRAEDKAKLKELEKHKIQLEQVQEWKSKMQEQQADLQRRLKEARKEAKEALEAKERYMEEMADTADAIEMATLDKEMAEERAESLQQEVEALKERVDELTTDLEILKAEIEEKGSDGAASSYQLKQLEEQNARLKDALVRMRDLSSSEKQEHVKLQKLMEKKNQELEIVRQQRERLQEELSQAESTIDELKEQVDAALGAEEMVEMLTDRNLNLEEKVRELRETVGDLEAMNEMNDELQENARETELELREQLDMAGARVREAQKRVEAAQETVADYQQTIKKYRQLTAHLQDVNRELTNQQEASVERQQQPPPETFDFKIKFAETKAHAKAIEMELRQMEVAQANRHMSLLTAFMPDSFLRPGGDHDCVLVLLLMPRLICKAELIRKQAQEKFELSENCSERPGLRGAAGEQLSFAAGLVYSLSLLQATLHRYEHALSQCSVDVYKKVGSLYPEMSAHERSLDFLIELLHKDQLDETVNVEPLTKAIKYYQHLYSIHLAEQPEDSTMQLADHIKFTQSALDCMSVEVGRLRAFLQGGQEASDIALLLRDLETSCSDIRQFCKKIRRRMPGTDAPGIPAALAFGAQVSDTLLDCRKHLTWVVAVLQEVAAAAAQLIAPLAENEGLPVAALEELAFKASEQIYGTPSSSPYECLRQSSNILISTMNKLATAMQEGEYDAERPPSKPPPVELRAAALRAEITDAEGLGLKLEDRETVIKELKKSLKIKGEELSEANVRLSLLEKKLDSAAKDADERIEKVQTRLEETQALLRKKEKEFEETMDALQADIDQLEAEKAELKQRLNNQSKRTIEGLRGPPPSGIATLVSGIAGEEQQRGGAPGQAPGSVPGPGLVKDSPLLLQQISAMRLHISQLQHENSILKGAQMKASLAALPPLHVAKLSPSPHEGPDSELAAGVLYRKTSQLLETLNQLSTHTHVVDITRSSPAAKSPSAQLLEQVAQLKSLSDTIEKLKDEVLKETVSQRPGATVPTDFAIFPSSAFLRAKEEQQDDTVYMGKVTFSCAAGLGQRHRLVLTQEQLHQLHGRLIS
- the DCTN1 gene encoding dynactin subunit 1 isoform X10 codes for the protein MAQSKRHMYSRTPSGSRMSTEASARPLRVGSRVEVIGKGHRGTVAYVGATLFATGKWVGVILDEAKGKNDGTVQGRKYFTCDEGHGIFVRQSQIQVFEDGADTTSPETPDSSASKVLKREGTDSTAKTSKLPTRPASTGVAGASSSLGPSGSASAGELSSSEPSTPAQTPLAAPIIPTPALTSPGAAPPLPSPSKEEEGLRAQVRDLEEKLETLRLKRAEDKAKLKELEKHKIQLEQVQEWKSKMQEQQADLQRRLKEARKEAKEALEAKERYMEEMADTADAIEMATLDKEMAEERAESLQQEVEALKERVDELTTDLEILKAEIEEKGSDGAASSYQLKQLEEQNARLKDALVRMRDLSSSEKQEHVKLQKLMEKKNQELEIVRQQRERLQEELSQAESTIDELKEQVDAALGAEEMVEMLTDRNLNLEEKVRELRETVGDLEAMNEMNDELQENARETELELREQLDMAGARVREAQKRVEAAQETVADYQQTIKKYRQLTAHLQDVNRELTNQQEASVERQQQPPPETFDFKIKFAETKAHAKAIEMELRQMEVAQANRHMSLLTAFMPDSFLRPGGDHDCVLVLLLMPRLICKAELIRKQAQEKFELSENCSERPGLRGAAGEQLSFAAGLVYSLSLLQATLHRYEHALSQCSVDVYKKVGSLYPEMSAHERSLDFLIELLHKDQLDETVNVEPLTKAIKYYQHLYSIHLAEQPEDSTMQLADHIKFTQSALDCMSVEVGRLRAFLQGGQEASDIALLLRDLETSCSDIRQFCKKIRRRMPGTDAPGIPAALAFGAQVSDTLLDCRKHLTWVVAVLQEVAAAAAQLIAPLAENEGLPVAALEELAFKASEQIYGTPSSSPYECLRQSSNILISTMNKLATAMQEGEYDAERPPSKPPPVELRAAALRAEITDAEGLGLKLEDRETVIKELKKSLKIKGEELSEANVRLSLLEKKLDSAAKDADERIEKVQTRLEETQALLRKKEKEFEETMDALQADIDQLEAEKAELKQRLNNQSKRTIEGLRGPPPSGIATLVSGIAGEEQQRGGAPGQAPGSVPGPGLVKDSPLLLQQISAMRLHISQLQHENSILKGAQMKASLAALPPLHVAKLSPSPHEGPDSELAAGVLYRKTSQLLETLNQLSTHTHVVDITRSSPAAKSPSAQLLEQVAQLKSLSDTIEKLKDEVLKETVSQRPGATVPTDFAIFPSSAFLRAKEEQQDDTVYMGKVTFSCAAGLGQRHRLVLTQEQLHQLHGRLIS
- the DCTN1 gene encoding dynactin subunit 1 isoform X1; the protein is MAQSKRHMYSRTPSGSRMSTEASARPLRVGSRVEVIGKGHRGTVAYVGATLFATGKWVGVILDEAKGKNDGTVQGRKYFTCDEGHGIFVRQSQIQVFEDGADTTSPETPDSSASKVLKREGTDSTAKTSKLRGLKPKKAPTARKTTTRRPKPTRPASTGVAGASSSLGPSGSASAGELSSSEPSTPAQTPLAAPIIPTPALTSPGAAPPLPSPSKEEEGLRAQVRDLEEKLETLRLKRAEDKAKLKELEKHKIQLEQVQEWKSKMQEQQADLQRRLKEARKEAKEALEAKERYMEEMADTADAIEMATLDKEMAEERAESLQQEVEALKERVDELTTDLEILKAEIEEKGSDGAASSYQLKQLEEQNARLKDALVRMRDLSSSEKQEHVKLQKLMEKKNQELEIVRQQRERLQEELSQAESTIDELKEQVDAALGAEEMVEMLTDRNLNLEEKVRELRETVGDLEAMNEMNDELQENARETELELREQLDMAGARVREAQKRVEAAQETVADYQQTIKKYRQLTAHLQDVNRELTNQQEASVERQQQPPPETFDFKIKFAETKAHAKAIEMELRQMEVAQANRHMSLLTAFMPDSFLRPGGDHDCVLVLLLMPRLICKAELIRKQAQEKFELSENCSERPGLRGAAGEQLSFAAGLVYSLSLLQATLHRYEHALSQCSVDVYKKVGSLYPEMSAHERSLDFLIELLHKDQLDETVNVEPLTKAIKYYQHLYSIHLAEQPEDSTMQLADHIKFTQSALDCMSVEVGRLRAFLQGGQEASDIALLLRDLETSCSDIRQFCKKIRRRMPGTDAPGIPAALAFGAQVSDTLLDCRKHLTWVVAVLQEVAAAAAQLIAPLAENEGLPVAALEELAFKASEQIYGTPSSSPYECLRQSSNILISTMNKLATAMQEGEYDAERPPSKPPPVELRAAALRAEITDAEGLGLKLEDRETVIKELKKSLKIKGEELSEANVRLSLLEKKLDSAAKDADERIEKVQTRLEETQALLRKKEKEFEETMDALQADIDQLEAEKAELKQRLNNQSKRTIEGLRGPPPSGIATLVSGIAGEEQQRGGAPGQAPGSVPGPGLVKDSPLLLQQISAMRLHISQLQHENSILKGAQMKASLAALPPLHVAKLSPSPHEGPDSELAAGVLYRKTSQLLETLNQLSTHTHVVDITRSSPAAKSPSAQLLEQVAQLKSLSDTIEKLKDEVLKETVSQRPGATVPTDFAIFPSSAFLRAKEEQQDDTVYMGKVTFSCAAGLGQRHRLVLTQEQLHQLHGRLIS